A region of uncultured Anaeromusa sp. DNA encodes the following proteins:
- a CDS encoding tetratricopeptide repeat protein, which produces MKTHSVEEGLNLAHSGKIREAAIYFCQAVKEEPHNQELYQPLGELLVALEEWDHAQACFGQLIALAPECAAAYNYMGIILKRKEYLVEAEACYRKAIELKPDYAEAFHNMGNCLLREEKYAEAEKAYLQAVKLEPDLLKARFSLGIFYLLMGQREKGWKWYDARLDWKESFRMDIPIWQGESLEGRNVLLFYEQGFGDMLHCLRYVSQIVAMAKHVTVWIQEPLARLLQEMEPEYRVCTSNRELDVTQFDFACSIFSLPAKLTSLEAEVPYLWAAQENKEIWREKLESAAKGRLKVGVVWAGNPEHSNDENRSCSFEEFRRLFAIPGVLWVNLQVGEEQKCFQEAAEVESLFDTAGELTDFAETAGVIDNLDVVIAVDTAVAHLAGAMGKPTWLLLPYRPEWRWELKREDCFWYPTMRLFRQIVQGDWSEVLQRVTNDLTELVSSGEGRT; this is translated from the coding sequence TGGTGGCCTTAGAAGAATGGGATCATGCACAGGCTTGCTTTGGACAGTTGATTGCGTTGGCGCCGGAGTGTGCGGCAGCGTATAATTACATGGGTATTATCTTGAAGCGTAAAGAGTACTTAGTAGAAGCGGAAGCATGCTATCGTAAAGCGATTGAATTAAAGCCGGACTATGCGGAAGCCTTTCATAACATGGGGAATTGTTTGTTGCGCGAAGAAAAATACGCAGAAGCGGAAAAGGCTTATTTGCAAGCAGTGAAATTGGAACCGGATTTATTGAAAGCGCGATTTTCCTTGGGAATATTCTACTTGCTCATGGGGCAGCGGGAAAAAGGCTGGAAATGGTATGATGCCAGGCTAGATTGGAAAGAATCTTTTCGTATGGATATTCCCATCTGGCAGGGGGAAAGCTTAGAGGGACGCAATGTCCTTCTCTTTTACGAGCAAGGCTTTGGAGATATGCTGCACTGCCTTCGTTATGTGTCGCAAATTGTAGCTATGGCGAAGCACGTAACCGTCTGGATTCAAGAACCGCTGGCAAGACTGCTCCAGGAAATGGAGCCGGAGTATCGGGTTTGTACCAGCAATCGCGAGTTAGACGTAACGCAGTTTGATTTTGCTTGCTCCATTTTTAGTTTGCCTGCGAAACTCACCTCCTTGGAGGCGGAAGTTCCGTATCTTTGGGCGGCCCAAGAAAACAAAGAAATTTGGCGTGAAAAACTAGAGTCTGCTGCCAAGGGACGTCTTAAAGTCGGCGTAGTCTGGGCTGGAAATCCGGAGCATTCGAATGATGAAAATCGTTCCTGCTCTTTTGAAGAATTTCGGCGGTTGTTTGCGATTCCTGGCGTGCTGTGGGTGAATTTGCAAGTTGGCGAGGAACAAAAATGTTTTCAAGAAGCAGCTGAAGTTGAGAGTCTGTTCGATACGGCGGGAGAGTTGACTGATTTTGCCGAAACGGCTGGAGTTATCGATAATTTGGATGTAGTCATCGCCGTGGATACGGCGGTAGCGCATTTGGCCGGAGCTATGGGGAAACCGACATGGCTGCTTTTACCGTACCGGCCCGAATGGCGCTGGGAGCTAAAGAGGGAAGATTGTTTTTGGTATCCTACCATGCGCTTATTTCGCCAAATAGTTCAAGGTGATTGGTCAGAAGTGCTGCAGCGGGTTACTAATGACTTGACGGAACTAGTGAGCTCAGGAGAAGGGCGGACATAG
- a CDS encoding tetratricopeptide repeat protein, protein MAESSYVEQGKKLALEGKYLEAAVLFEQAAEKNPEDVQPYWLLGVALAEAGELEKAVAALFRATSLKPDFWEAYFYLGLCLKGMGRLDGAEACLRKVLTLQPNHAESYNNLGLILNEAGQLLEAESCFLVALELTPDSAELCNNYGVLKFKSHLLAEAVHWFRKAIDLQPEYVQACNNLGLALKDSDKPEEACEWFRRALEIQPNYGEAHNNLGLVLKDLQELTKAEVHFRKAIELRREHEGAYNNLFLLLKDAGRLEEAEACLRQGIAVKPEHALFYYHLGNFVQDLGRLEEAIAAHEKALALQPEYQEAAYALGLIYFSLGQYERAWEKYELRWPLFGNFQPPIPLWQGEDLTGKKILLFREQGYGDIIQFSRYAPMVAAMAKETILWVDTPVESLMTNSFAMRVVGGNRVPDGEYDVACALMSLPYWFHTKEETIPAQVPYLYASKERSTAWRDRLAHATEGKKLRVGVVWAGNPKHKNDANRSVAIQAFQELFALQDIAWVSLQAGTRAQEVQQTVSPVWDVSAELTDFTETAALITNLDLVLAADTAVAHLAGAMGKETWVLIPHIAEWRWQLKREDTPWYPTMRLFRQQQPGDWLEVLGRVKAELLKKL, encoded by the coding sequence ATGGCAGAAAGTTCGTATGTTGAGCAGGGAAAAAAGCTAGCATTAGAGGGGAAATACCTGGAAGCGGCTGTATTGTTTGAGCAAGCGGCGGAGAAAAATCCCGAAGATGTTCAACCATATTGGCTTTTGGGTGTAGCGCTAGCTGAGGCGGGGGAGTTAGAAAAAGCAGTGGCAGCGCTGTTCCGCGCTACGTCGTTGAAGCCTGATTTTTGGGAAGCCTATTTTTACTTGGGCTTGTGCCTAAAAGGCATGGGACGGTTGGATGGGGCAGAGGCTTGTTTGCGCAAGGTGCTGACGTTGCAGCCGAATCATGCGGAGAGCTATAATAATTTGGGGCTGATTCTGAACGAGGCGGGTCAACTGCTTGAGGCGGAGTCCTGCTTTTTGGTAGCCTTGGAACTAACGCCAGATAGTGCAGAACTTTGCAATAATTACGGGGTGTTAAAATTTAAGTCTCACTTATTAGCAGAGGCAGTTCATTGGTTTCGGAAGGCCATTGACTTGCAGCCGGAATATGTGCAAGCGTGCAACAATCTGGGGTTGGCGTTGAAAGACAGCGATAAACCAGAAGAAGCCTGCGAGTGGTTTCGGCGGGCTTTAGAAATTCAACCTAATTATGGGGAAGCGCATAATAACCTGGGGCTTGTTTTAAAGGACTTGCAAGAACTCACGAAAGCAGAGGTTCATTTTCGCAAAGCGATCGAATTAAGGCGGGAACACGAAGGTGCCTATAATAATCTTTTTTTGCTGCTGAAAGATGCTGGAAGATTGGAAGAGGCTGAAGCGTGTCTGCGGCAGGGCATTGCGGTGAAACCGGAGCATGCTTTGTTTTACTACCATTTGGGAAATTTTGTGCAGGATTTGGGTCGCTTGGAAGAAGCGATTGCAGCACATGAAAAAGCCTTGGCGCTTCAGCCGGAGTATCAGGAAGCGGCTTATGCACTGGGGTTGATTTATTTTTCGCTGGGACAGTATGAAAGGGCCTGGGAAAAGTATGAGCTTCGCTGGCCTTTGTTTGGCAACTTTCAACCGCCTATTCCTTTATGGCAAGGAGAAGACTTGACTGGGAAGAAGATATTATTGTTTCGCGAACAAGGGTATGGCGACATTATTCAATTTTCCCGGTATGCTCCTATGGTTGCAGCGATGGCAAAGGAGACAATCTTGTGGGTGGATACTCCAGTAGAGAGCCTGATGACGAATTCCTTTGCGATGCGTGTGGTTGGCGGCAACCGTGTGCCGGACGGAGAATATGATGTAGCCTGTGCCTTAATGAGTTTGCCCTATTGGTTTCATACGAAAGAAGAGACCATCCCTGCACAAGTTCCTTATTTATATGCGTCAAAAGAAAGATCAACTGCATGGAGAGATCGACTGGCCCATGCAACAGAGGGGAAGAAGCTGCGCGTAGGCGTAGTTTGGGCCGGAAACCCTAAACATAAAAATGACGCCAACCGTTCGGTGGCGATTCAAGCTTTTCAAGAATTGTTTGCGTTGCAGGATATTGCTTGGGTTAGCTTGCAAGCGGGAACGCGAGCCCAAGAGGTGCAGCAAACAGTATCTCCCGTGTGGGATGTTTCTGCGGAACTAACTGATTTTACGGAAACCGCAGCGTTGATTACTAATTTAGATTTGGTCCTTGCAGCCGATACGGCAGTAGCACACTTGGCAGGAGCCATGGGAAAAGAGACCTGGGTTTTGATCCCGCACATTGCAGAATGGCGCTGGCAATTGAAACGAGAGGATACCCCGTGGTATCCGACGATGCGCTTGTTTCGCCAGCAGCAGCCGGGAGATTGGCTAGAAGTGTTGGGGAGGGTTAAAGCAGAACTGTTAAAAAAATTGTGA
- a CDS encoding sigma 54-interacting transcriptional regulator, producing MRFRLPNIDRVGLVMDISRILAERHINILSMEVDLRVIFLEVQPLSHHAARELAECLLTVPGILDVEMIDLMPHQERSQQIQAMLTSVQDGIIAIDRHGRITQCNPAAEKLLHCPVDEILGKWLEDIFPSSSPLRRTLESGKSYHNEELFFEKVAGHCLATSTPLLDAAGFVSGAMVVLRDIRDVQELVHRLTGPSPFTFAEIIFTSTAMQEVVSQAQTYARSDSTVLIRGETGTGKELIARALHAASPRNAKAFLPVNCAAIPDALLESELFGYEEGSFTGAIKGGKAGLFELANGGTLFLDEIGEVSSHLQAKLLRVLQERKVRRLGSTREQPINVRILAATNRPLETLMAQGTFREDLYYRLNVIPLFLPPLRERLEDIAPLSRFFLHRFATKLQKGVQEISSTALEKLKHYHWPGNIRELENIMERACNIVNGPVLLSEHIFLPSTAALPSNHLIVPAKKVQSLAVSMQEVEKQILSEAMSEYRSARQLGLALGLSHTAILKKLRKYGLSSTERSH from the coding sequence ATGCGTTTTCGCCTTCCCAATATTGACCGCGTCGGCTTAGTCATGGATATCTCTCGCATTCTTGCAGAACGACATATCAACATTCTTTCTATGGAAGTCGATCTGCGCGTCATTTTTCTGGAAGTTCAGCCCCTATCCCACCATGCCGCTCGGGAACTAGCTGAATGTCTTTTAACCGTTCCTGGTATTCTTGATGTCGAAATGATCGATCTGATGCCTCACCAAGAACGCTCGCAGCAAATTCAGGCCATGCTGACCTCTGTACAGGACGGCATTATTGCGATTGACCGTCATGGACGCATTACCCAATGCAATCCAGCTGCGGAAAAGTTGCTCCACTGTCCTGTCGACGAAATTCTGGGCAAGTGGCTGGAAGATATTTTTCCGTCTTCTTCCCCCCTGCGTCGCACACTAGAAAGCGGCAAGAGTTATCATAATGAAGAGTTGTTTTTTGAAAAAGTTGCCGGACATTGCCTCGCTACCAGTACTCCACTTTTAGATGCCGCTGGTTTTGTCAGCGGCGCTATGGTTGTACTGCGGGACATTCGAGATGTCCAAGAGCTTGTTCACCGATTGACAGGCCCCTCTCCATTCACCTTCGCAGAAATCATCTTCACCAGTACCGCCATGCAGGAAGTAGTATCCCAAGCCCAAACCTATGCCCGCAGTGATTCCACGGTCTTAATCCGCGGCGAAACTGGCACCGGCAAAGAGCTAATCGCCCGCGCCCTTCATGCCGCATCGCCGCGCAATGCCAAAGCTTTCCTGCCGGTCAACTGCGCAGCCATTCCCGATGCACTCTTGGAAAGTGAACTCTTCGGCTATGAAGAAGGTTCTTTTACAGGTGCCATCAAGGGCGGCAAAGCCGGTCTTTTTGAACTAGCCAATGGAGGCACTTTGTTTTTGGATGAAATCGGCGAAGTTTCTTCGCATCTGCAGGCCAAACTATTGCGCGTACTGCAAGAGCGAAAAGTTCGCCGCTTAGGCAGCACCCGGGAGCAACCCATCAACGTTCGCATCCTAGCCGCTACTAATCGTCCGCTCGAAACTTTGATGGCCCAAGGAACCTTCCGCGAGGATTTGTACTATCGCTTAAATGTCATTCCTCTATTCCTCCCTCCTCTGCGCGAACGTTTAGAAGACATCGCTCCCCTTAGCCGCTTCTTTTTACACCGTTTTGCCACTAAACTCCAAAAAGGCGTGCAGGAAATCAGCAGCACAGCCCTAGAAAAACTCAAACACTATCATTGGCCCGGTAATATACGCGAATTGGAGAATATCATGGAGCGAGCCTGCAACATTGTCAACGGGCCGGTGCTCTTAAGTGAACATATCTTTTTGCCCTCTACCGCTGCTTTGCCTAGTAATCATTTGATAGTTCCTGCAAAAAAAGTACAGTCCTTGGCCGTGTCCATGCAAGAAGTGGAAAAACAAATTCTTTCTGAGGCAATGAGCGAATATCGTAGCGCCCGTCAACTAGGCCTCGCTTTAGGGTTGTCCCATACTGCGATTCTAAAAAAGCTTCGTAAATACGGCCTCTCCTCAACAGAAAGATCCCATTGA
- the ald gene encoding alanine dehydrogenase, whose translation MIVAVAKEIKNNENRVGLTPAGVDALVQAGHKVLVEKGAGLGSGFSDEAYQKAGGAVVADRKELFASAEMIIKVKEPLPAEYDLFHEGQILYTYLHLAPEPALTEALLKKKVVGIAYETILGSHGGLPLLAPMSEVAGRMAVQIGAQFLEKPCGGKGILLGGVPGVEVGQVVIVGGGIVGTNAAKIAVGMGARVTVLDRSAERLAYLDDIFGGRVQTVMSNSFNLAKWVKQADLLVGAVLLPGAKAPKLVTEEMVKSMEPGSVIVDVAIDQGGSVATIDRITTHSEPTYEKYGVVHYAVANMPGAVARTSTLALTNVTLDYALQIANKGWKKALKDNAGLANGLNVVDGNVTFQAVAEALSLPYVPAARFLD comes from the coding sequence ATGATTGTTGCAGTGGCGAAGGAAATTAAAAATAATGAAAACCGGGTGGGCTTGACGCCTGCCGGCGTAGATGCGTTAGTGCAAGCTGGACACAAAGTGTTGGTGGAAAAAGGGGCGGGCCTAGGCAGTGGTTTTAGCGATGAAGCATATCAAAAAGCAGGTGGCGCTGTCGTGGCGGATCGCAAGGAATTGTTTGCTAGTGCCGAAATGATTATAAAAGTCAAAGAGCCTTTGCCGGCGGAATATGATTTGTTCCATGAAGGACAGATTTTATATACGTACTTGCATTTAGCTCCGGAACCGGCTTTGACGGAAGCGCTGCTCAAAAAGAAAGTAGTGGGCATTGCTTACGAAACCATTTTGGGAAGCCATGGCGGGTTGCCATTATTGGCGCCAATGAGCGAAGTGGCTGGACGCATGGCAGTGCAGATTGGCGCTCAATTTCTAGAAAAACCTTGTGGCGGCAAAGGAATTCTGTTAGGAGGCGTTCCTGGCGTAGAAGTAGGACAGGTAGTGATTGTTGGCGGCGGCATCGTTGGTACTAATGCTGCCAAAATAGCGGTAGGCATGGGCGCGCGTGTTACTGTCCTAGATCGTTCGGCAGAACGTCTTGCGTACTTGGATGATATTTTTGGCGGGCGCGTGCAGACTGTTATGTCTAACAGCTTCAATTTGGCTAAATGGGTTAAGCAAGCCGACTTGCTGGTGGGGGCTGTGTTGCTGCCAGGAGCCAAAGCCCCGAAATTGGTAACCGAGGAAATGGTAAAATCGATGGAGCCTGGTTCGGTTATTGTCGACGTAGCGATTGACCAAGGCGGCTCGGTGGCAACTATTGATCGTATTACGACGCATAGCGAACCTACCTATGAAAAATATGGTGTTGTGCATTATGCAGTAGCTAATATGCCTGGTGCAGTGGCCAGAACGTCTACTTTGGCGTTGACAAATGTGACCTTAGATTATGCGCTGCAGATTGCCAATAAAGGCTGGAAGAAGGCATTGAAAGACAATGCCGGTCTGGCTAATGGTTTGAATGTGGTGGATGGCAACGTGACCTTCCAGGCGGTTGCTGAAGCGTTGAGCTTGCCATATGTACCGGCAGCGCGTTTCTTGGATTAA
- the nrdD gene encoding anaerobic ribonucleoside-triphosphate reductase, whose protein sequence is MKSLCVEDVQVEAAACLSDEEIELYARSEIEQWRSQDKELASLSLQVDGQDVVIEAVERAPISRVRRITGYLSNVENFNGAKRAECGDRYRHCQ, encoded by the coding sequence ATGAAAAGCTTATGTGTGGAAGACGTGCAAGTAGAAGCGGCGGCCTGTCTGAGTGATGAGGAGATCGAATTGTATGCGCGTAGCGAGATTGAGCAGTGGCGCAGTCAAGATAAGGAATTGGCTTCGCTTTCCTTGCAAGTAGATGGACAAGACGTAGTGATTGAAGCGGTGGAACGAGCTCCGATTTCCCGGGTGAGACGTATTACCGGCTACTTGAGTAACGTAGAGAATTTTAACGGTGCCAAACGCGCTGAGTGCGGCGATCGTTACCGGCACTGTCAATAA
- a CDS encoding 4Fe-4S dicluster domain-containing protein yields the protein MSIQKEDIDHLLNLDKIKADEKNAHIVLDPEQCAACQAKPCLIVCPALLYTLDETGTLNFDYAGCLECGTCRTICPHLKKWEYPRHTFGIYYRQG from the coding sequence ATGAGCATTCAAAAAGAAGATATTGATCATCTGCTGAACCTAGATAAGATCAAAGCTGATGAAAAAAACGCCCATATCGTCCTTGATCCAGAACAATGTGCCGCTTGCCAAGCCAAGCCCTGTTTAATTGTCTGCCCAGCCCTGCTATACACCTTAGATGAAACCGGCACCTTGAATTTTGACTACGCCGGCTGCCTGGAATGCGGCACCTGCCGCACCATTTGCCCCCATCTGAAAAAATGGGAATATCCTCGGCACACCTTCGGCATTTACTACCGCCAGGGCTGA